A stretch of DNA from Longimicrobium sp.:
GGAGATGGTGATGCCGGGCGACAACGTGCAGATGGTGGTGGAGCTGATCACGCCGATCGCCATGGAGAAGGAGCTGCGCTTCGCCATCCGCGAGGGCGGCCGCACCGTGGGCGCCGGCGTCGTCACCGAGATCGTAGAGTAACCATCCGTGCGGGCAGCCGCGGCGACGCCGCGGCTGCCGGCCGTTACTACATGAGGGCCTGAGCCATGCGCGACATCATCATCCTCGCCTGCACGGAGTGCAAGGAGAGGAACTACAACAAGACCAAGAACAAGCGGAAGCACCCGGAGCGCGTGGAGTACAGCAAGTACTGCCCCCGGTGCAACAAGCACCAGCCCCACAAGGAAACCAAGTAGCGCTCCCGCCGCCGCCCACGGGCGGCGGCCCCGCTGCATAGGGCCGGCCCCGCGCCGGCCGCAACCGTTCATTGCACCATCGGTTTCCTTGCATGGCTGAGACGACCCGTACGTCCGCGCGAGAGTTTCTCGTCGACGTGAAAGAGCAGGTCCAGAAGATCACCTGGCCGGACCAGGAGCAGCTGAAGAGCTCCACGGGCGTCATCCTCGCCTTCGTGGCGATGGTCGCCCTGATCATCTTCGGGATGGACCTGGCGGTCCGCACCGTTCTCGACCTGGTTCGCTCGCTTTTCGCGTGAGCGCTATGACCATGGCCGAGGCGAAGTGGTACGCCATCCAGAGCTACTCCGGGCACGAGAACAAGGTGCAGCGGCTGATCCAGCGCCGCATCGACGAAGAGCCGGGCGAGCCGCAGGAGAAGCAGATCCAGGAAGTGCTGGTCCCCACGCAGGAGGTGGTGGAGATCCGCAACGGCAAGCGCGTCACCGTTACGCGCAAGCTGTACCCTGGCTACGTGCTGGTGAAGATGGTGAGCAACCAGCGCACGGTGAACCTCGTCAACGGGATCCAGGGCGTCATCAAGTTCCTGGGCTCCGGCGCCGAGCCGCAGTCGCTCTCCGAAGACGAGCTGGCCAAGATCTTCGGGCAGGAGGCGGAGCCGGTGGCGGGGGCGGAGGAGCCAGTGGTGCTCATCCCCTTCACGCACGGGCAGGTGGTGGAGGTCACGGACGGGCCGTTCAAGGAGTTCAGCGGCACCGTCCAGGACATCGACCACGACAAGGGGAAGGTAAAGGTGGAGGTGTCGCTCTTCGGGCGCCCCACCTCCATCGAGCTGGACTACACGCAGCTTCGCGGATTCTGATCTCTGAGGTCGTACGATGGCTAAGAAAGTAACCGGCTTCATCAAGCTCCAGGTTCCCGCAGGGGCCGCCAACCCGGCTCCTCCCGTCGGCCCCGCGCTGGGCCAGCACGGCGTGAACATCATGGAGTTCTGCAAGCAGTTCAACGCGCGCACGCAGGGTCAGCCCGGGATGATCATCCCCGTGGAGATCACCGTGTACGGCGACCGCTCCTTCACCTTCATCACCAAGACGCCCCCCGCGGCCGTCCTGCTGAAGAAGGCGGCGGGTGTGGACAAGGGCTCGGCTTCTTCCAAGAAGACCAAGATCGGGCGCGTCACGCAGGACCAGGTGCGCCAGATCGCCGAGACCAAGATGCCCGACCTGAACGCGGCGGACCTCGACGGCGCCATGCGCATGATCGCGGGAACGGCGCGTTCGATGGGGCTCGAGATCGTGGGATAAAGGAAGTGCTGAAGTGCCAAGTCCTAAGTGCTAAGTAACAGCACTTCAGCACTTAGGACTTAGCACTCAGGACTTCCCGCATTGATCTCGCATTACGACGGGCGCCCGCGCCGCGTCGGAGGCAGGAGAAGCGGAGCGAGGGGCGGACACCAGGGAGCGGTCTCCTGCCCTCCCGTGCCGGCAACGGCGCAGACCCTCGTTCCCGTCCGTCGACCACTCCGGGGTGGGTGACCCCGCAGCGGGAGGACTCGTCATCAGGATCACCTGAGGGAGTACATGCCCAGACACGGAAAGAAGTTCCGCGAGGCGCAGGCCCGTGTTCCCGAGGGCCAGAACTACAGCGTCCCCGAGGCGGTGAGCCTCGTCAAGGAGCTGTCG
This window harbors:
- the secE gene encoding preprotein translocase subunit SecE; this translates as MAETTRTSAREFLVDVKEQVQKITWPDQEQLKSSTGVILAFVAMVALIIFGMDLAVRTVLDLVRSLFA
- the rplK gene encoding 50S ribosomal protein L11, with amino-acid sequence MAKKVTGFIKLQVPAGAANPAPPVGPALGQHGVNIMEFCKQFNARTQGQPGMIIPVEITVYGDRSFTFITKTPPAAVLLKKAAGVDKGSASSKKTKIGRVTQDQVRQIAETKMPDLNAADLDGAMRMIAGTARSMGLEIVG
- the rpmG gene encoding 50S ribosomal protein L33; the encoded protein is MRDIIILACTECKERNYNKTKNKRKHPERVEYSKYCPRCNKHQPHKETK
- the tuf gene encoding elongation factor Tu (EF-Tu; promotes GTP-dependent binding of aminoacyl-tRNA to the A-site of ribosomes during protein biosynthesis; when the tRNA anticodon matches the mRNA codon, GTP hydrolysis results; the inactive EF-Tu-GDP leaves the ribosome and release of GDP is promoted by elongation factor Ts; many prokaryotes have two copies of the gene encoding EF-Tu), which translates into the protein EMVMPGDNVQMVVELITPIAMEKELRFAIREGGRTVGAGVVTEIVE
- the nusG gene encoding transcription termination/antitermination protein NusG, which translates into the protein MTMAEAKWYAIQSYSGHENKVQRLIQRRIDEEPGEPQEKQIQEVLVPTQEVVEIRNGKRVTVTRKLYPGYVLVKMVSNQRTVNLVNGIQGVIKFLGSGAEPQSLSEDELAKIFGQEAEPVAGAEEPVVLIPFTHGQVVEVTDGPFKEFSGTVQDIDHDKGKVKVEVSLFGRPTSIELDYTQLRGF